One Leptolyngbya ohadii IS1 genomic window carries:
- a CDS encoding sugar transferase, translating into MNSHPAVSLQQRQYAAPASSLMTPRRLAIFLLVSDLFSLFFSLHLAHFLRFGYVPGTFSIALLGITAVMLIIFYIGDAYRPDLQIAGLWSPARTLICCVVGGLLLTSLSYLLQATALTYLSWRSVLLPGLAIFAIWSAVLRILAGAIAKSYARHSSCLLLGADHDTAQFEQDFAKWNPHSKLVILEDVPETAAQPADRPSNNYDQSLVGVLSDLPFWSSLSWSGIIVSPSLKLGNQEAKELMQIRFNGIPIYQLPEFYETFWQKLPSAFLRDNWLAFSKGFELVTNRTNFKLKRIIDVLAATFLLLLLSPILLITAIAIRCETPGSIFYSQLRTGQNGIPFRVYKFRSMRQDAEKGGVQWAQKRDPRVTRVGYWLRLMRIDELPQLWNVLRGDMSLIGPRPERPEFDAKLAAQIPYYNLRYLVKPGITGWAQVLYPYGASIEDAYEKLSYDLYYIKNYSLWLDLQILFKTIRVVFLGKGR; encoded by the coding sequence ATGAACTCTCATCCTGCCGTCTCTCTTCAGCAGCGTCAGTATGCAGCGCCGGCATCCTCTTTAATGACACCAAGACGCCTGGCAATTTTTCTCCTGGTCAGTGACCTGTTCAGCCTATTTTTTAGCTTACATCTAGCTCATTTTCTGCGGTTTGGATACGTTCCAGGAACATTCAGCATTGCCCTATTGGGTATTACGGCTGTAATGCTCATAATTTTTTACATTGGAGATGCCTATCGCCCAGATTTACAGATCGCAGGTCTATGGTCTCCTGCACGAACTTTAATTTGTTGTGTTGTCGGAGGACTATTGCTGACATCCCTGAGCTACCTGCTCCAAGCCACTGCTTTGACTTACCTGAGTTGGCGAAGTGTCCTGTTACCAGGATTAGCAATTTTTGCAATCTGGTCAGCCGTGCTGCGAATCCTGGCGGGAGCGATCGCCAAATCCTACGCCAGGCATAGCTCTTGCCTACTGTTAGGAGCCGATCATGACACTGCACAATTTGAACAGGATTTCGCTAAATGGAATCCGCACAGCAAACTCGTCATCTTAGAGGATGTCCCTGAAACTGCCGCCCAGCCAGCCGATCGTCCATCCAACAATTACGATCAATCTCTGGTTGGCGTGTTGAGCGATTTGCCTTTCTGGAGTTCGCTTTCCTGGTCGGGAATCATTGTCTCGCCCAGCCTGAAACTGGGCAATCAGGAGGCAAAGGAACTCATGCAAATTCGCTTCAACGGTATACCGATTTATCAGTTACCAGAATTCTACGAAACTTTCTGGCAAAAGCTTCCTTCAGCGTTTCTCCGGGACAACTGGCTTGCCTTTAGTAAAGGGTTTGAGCTAGTGACCAATCGCACGAATTTTAAGCTGAAACGCATCATTGATGTGTTGGCAGCCACGTTTCTTCTGCTCCTTCTATCGCCCATTTTACTGATTACGGCGATCGCGATACGCTGTGAAACTCCAGGATCGATTTTCTATTCTCAGCTACGCACTGGACAGAACGGAATTCCTTTCCGCGTTTATAAATTTCGCTCCATGCGCCAGGATGCTGAAAAAGGAGGAGTTCAGTGGGCACAGAAGCGCGATCCCCGCGTAACGCGAGTGGGTTATTGGCTGCGGTTGATGCGAATTGATGAACTGCCTCAGCTTTGGAATGTGCTGCGAGGGGATATGAGTTTGATTGGTCCCCGTCCAGAGCGTCCAGAGTTTGATGCAAAGCTAGCCGCTCAAATTCCTTACTACAATCTGCGCTATCTAGTAAAGCCAGGGATTACAGGTTGGGCGCAGGTTTTGTATCCCTATGGTGCATCGATCGAAGATGCTTACGAAAAGTTATCCTACGACCTTTATTACATCAAGAATTATTCGCTCTGGCTCGATCTGCAAATTCTGTTTAAAACAATCCGAGTCGTTTTTTTGGGTAAGGGAAGATGA
- a CDS encoding GumC family protein, whose product MATENHSLSQQYWLILKRRWWIGTGVFVILLSLLLLLASSRRSSYKAEGILRFERTSPTSSLTGVGQEIYNLEPIVERNNPLSTEAEVIRSTPIVKSVISHLHLEDAKGLPLKTEDFLSQLRVTEVRGTDILKLSYTDANPQQAAAVVNALMDSYIRYNIQSRRSQAQKAREFAEENLPKTEMAVQQAEDTLRQFEEKNRIVALENQASATVSRLTSLQEQATNLQSQISDVDAQIVELQNSLGTNLQQAISSTALSQSAGVQRALEELQQIQAQLALQRSRFTENSPMVMSLRNREAALESLLQQRIGTVTGNSTLTVPTNLQLGELQQDITREIVLLRARRQGLVRQFATVIKAQDTYRQQADAIPQLKKTQRELERRLQGSQATYSRLLEKVAELRVAEGQNVGNAFVLAVADVPDKPISSKALKLVAGLLSLLGAGAAVYIIEQRDQRIKTVDQARKVFGLPLLGLIPHYSRIRGLNDQEFLTSQATDNAPSSAIDAAYRMLQANLRFLRSDQKLRTIVITSSVAHEGKSTVTAHLAAAIAKTNRRVLLIDADMHRPSQHEIWGLSNEVGLSHVLVEQTDLKSAIRSINPQLHVLTSGVVPPDSLGLLDSQTMTALIEQCSRSYEMVLIDTPPVPSAADALILGRMTDGILLVVRPGCVDYSSAILCMERLEQSEQKILGQVVNGFVASNEPYNNSFYFIKQNFDRGGVSKSSV is encoded by the coding sequence GTGGCTACTGAAAACCACTCTTTATCTCAGCAGTACTGGCTAATTCTAAAGCGGCGTTGGTGGATTGGAACAGGTGTTTTTGTGATTCTTCTGTCTCTGCTATTGCTGCTTGCGTCCTCCAGACGATCGAGCTATAAAGCAGAAGGAATTCTCAGGTTTGAGCGAACCAGCCCCACCTCTTCTCTGACGGGTGTGGGTCAGGAGATCTATAACTTGGAGCCGATCGTAGAAAGAAATAATCCTCTGTCCACGGAAGCTGAAGTCATTCGCTCTACGCCGATCGTCAAAAGCGTCATCAGTCATCTGCATTTAGAGGACGCTAAAGGATTACCGCTTAAAACAGAAGACTTCTTGAGCCAATTGAGAGTAACGGAGGTGCGCGGAACCGACATCCTGAAACTTTCCTACACCGACGCGAATCCTCAGCAGGCAGCAGCCGTTGTGAATGCGCTGATGGACAGTTACATCAGATATAATATTCAGTCCCGCCGATCGCAGGCGCAGAAAGCTCGCGAATTTGCTGAAGAGAATTTACCCAAGACTGAAATGGCAGTCCAGCAGGCAGAAGATACGCTGCGCCAGTTTGAGGAAAAGAATAGAATCGTCGCTTTAGAGAATCAGGCATCTGCAACGGTTTCTCGACTTACAAGTTTACAGGAACAGGCAACGAACCTTCAGTCTCAAATTTCGGATGTCGATGCTCAGATTGTAGAGTTACAGAATAGTCTAGGAACGAATTTGCAGCAGGCGATCTCATCTACTGCTCTCAGTCAGTCTGCCGGAGTGCAGAGGGCACTGGAGGAACTCCAGCAAATTCAGGCTCAACTAGCCCTTCAACGCAGCCGCTTTACTGAAAATAGCCCTATGGTCATGAGCCTACGCAACCGGGAAGCTGCATTAGAAAGCCTCCTCCAGCAGAGAATTGGCACAGTCACGGGCAATTCAACCCTTACAGTTCCAACCAATCTTCAGCTCGGCGAACTTCAACAGGATATTACGCGCGAAATAGTGCTTCTCAGAGCCAGACGACAGGGACTTGTGCGGCAATTTGCTACGGTAATAAAGGCACAGGATACCTACAGGCAGCAGGCAGATGCAATTCCCCAACTCAAGAAAACGCAGCGTGAGCTGGAGCGTCGCTTACAGGGATCGCAGGCAACCTATTCCCGCCTCCTGGAAAAAGTTGCGGAGCTGCGTGTGGCAGAGGGGCAGAATGTTGGAAATGCCTTCGTTCTAGCCGTGGCTGATGTTCCGGATAAACCTATCTCTTCTAAGGCGTTAAAGCTTGTGGCAGGGTTACTCAGTCTTCTCGGAGCAGGAGCAGCGGTCTATATTATCGAACAGCGGGATCAGCGAATTAAAACGGTGGATCAAGCGAGAAAAGTATTTGGCTTGCCTCTACTGGGACTCATCCCACACTACAGCAGGATTAGGGGATTGAACGATCAGGAATTCCTGACAAGCCAGGCAACCGACAACGCGCCCTCTTCTGCGATCGATGCAGCCTACCGAATGCTACAAGCAAATCTGCGGTTCCTGCGCTCGGATCAGAAACTCCGGACAATTGTTATCACCAGTTCAGTTGCCCATGAAGGTAAATCAACCGTAACGGCTCATCTGGCGGCAGCGATCGCTAAAACCAATCGGCGTGTGCTGCTCATTGATGCAGACATGCACCGTCCCTCTCAGCACGAAATTTGGGGACTGTCCAATGAAGTGGGACTCAGCCATGTTCTGGTCGAACAAACCGATCTCAAGAGCGCAATTCGATCAATCAATCCGCAGCTGCACGTTTTGACCTCAGGGGTTGTACCGCCGGACTCTTTAGGGCTATTGGACTCCCAGACCATGACAGCCCTGATCGAGCAGTGTTCTCGCAGCTATGAGATGGTTCTGATCGATACGCCCCCCGTACCTTCTGCGGCGGATGCGCTGATCTTAGGAAGGATGACAGATGGAATACTGCTGGTCGTTCGTCCTGGATGCGTTGACTATAGCAGTGCGATTCTTTGTATGGAGCGCCTGGAACAGTCAGAGCAAAAGATTCTAGGACAAGTCGTGAATGGTTTCGTTGCCAGTAACGAGCCTTATAACAATAGTTTTTACTTCATCAAACAGAATTTCGATCGTGGAGGAGTGAGCAAATCGAGTGTATAA